The following are from one region of the Juglans regia cultivar Chandler chromosome 10, Walnut 2.0, whole genome shotgun sequence genome:
- the LOC108989766 gene encoding thiamine phosphate phosphatase-like protein has translation MAGTPVVVLFDFDRTIIDDDSDRWVVTEMDLTPLFNKLRSTLPWNSLMDGMMKELHSRGQTAEDITECLKRTPMDPCIVAAIKAAHALGCDLRVISDANQFFIETILKHHGLLGCFSRIYTNPSFVDKDGRLRIFPFHDSSSSPHGCKLCHATMCKGQVIDEIQASVSENSTKNFIYLGDGHGDYCPTLKLGESDYVMPRKNYPLWKRICCEPLLVKAKVHEWSTGEELKRILLYLIDTITIQDNISRHQSV, from the exons ATGGCTGGAACACCGGTGGTGGTGCTGTTTGACTTTGACCGCACGATCATTGATGATGATAGTGACCGTTGGGTGGTCACGGAGATGGATCTCACCCCCCTCTTCAATAAGCTCCGCTCTACCTTGCCTTGGAACTCTCTCatg GATGGTATGATGAAGGAGCTCCACTCACGAGGTCAAACTGCCGAAGACATTACAGAATGCCTGAAACGTACTCCAATGGATCCGTGTATTGTCGCGGCTATTAAAGCAGCCCATGCTCTGGG ATGCGACTTGAGGGTGATTAGCGATGCGAATCAGTTTTTCATTGAGACTATCTTGAAGCATCATGGTCTGTTGGGTTGCTTTTCTCGGATATACACGAACCCATCATTCGTGGATAAAGACGGACGGCTTAGGATCTTTCCTTTTCATGATTCGAGTTCGTCTCCTCATGGATGCAAATTATGCCATGCAACTATGTGCAAG GGTCAGGTGATTGACGAAATCCAAGCTTCTGTTTCTGAAAACAGCACCAAAAATTTCATCTACCTTGGAGATGGACATGGTGATTATTGCCCAACTCTGAAGCTTGGTGAAAGTGATTATGTGATGCCGAGGAAGAATTATCCTCTGTGGAAACGCATTTGTTGCGAACCACTGCTAGTCAAGGCAAAAGTCCATGAGTGGAGCACTGGAGAGGAGCTGAAGAGGATCCTACTATACCTTATTGATACAATCACCATTCAGGATAACATCAGCAGACACCAGTCGGTCTAA
- the LOC108989751 gene encoding protein NDL1-like isoform X1, translated as MADSNNSVSVDMEKIHLGGKEHLIHTGCGPVSVIVYGDQDKPALLTYPDLALNHVSCFQGLFFCPEAASLLLHNFCIYHISPPGHELGAAAIFPDDPVPSVDDLADQIIEILNFFRLGAVMCMGVTAGAYILTLFALKYRERVLGLILVSPLCKAPSWTEWIYNKVMSNFLYFYGVCGLVKECLLQRYFSKELRGSAGVPESDIVQACRRLLDERQSINVFRFLQAINRRPDITKGLKRLRCRSLIFVGDSSPFHSEALHMSSKLDRRFSALVEVQACGSVVTEEQPHAMLIPMEFFFMGYGLYKPCHISDSPRGPLSPSCISPELLSPESMGLKLKPIKTRVSLHV; from the exons ATGGCAGATTCTAACAACTCTGTTTCCGTCGATATGGAGAAGATCCATCTGGGTGGAAAG GAACATCTTATTCATACTGGCTGTGGTCCTGTGTCTGTTATAGTTTATGGAGATCAAGACAAACCAGCACTACTTACTTATCCTGATTTAGCTTTAAATC ATGTCTCTTGTTTCCAAGGATTGTTCTTTTGTCCTGAAGCAGCTTCTTTGTTGCTCCACAACTTCTGCATCTATCATATCAGTCCACCTGGGCACGAG TTAGGAGCAGCTGCAATTTTTCCCGATGATCCTGTGCCCTCTGTTGATGATTTAGCTGATCAGATAATTGAGATTCTTAACTTTTTCAG GCTAGGGGCAGTGATGTGTATGGGGGTGACAGCGGGTGCCTACATCCTTACCCTATTTGCA TTGAAGTATAGGGAACGTGTTCTTGGTTTGATACTTGTGTCCCCTTTATGCAAAGCACCCTCCTGGACTGAATGGATATATAATAAG GTGATGTCAAACTTCCTTTATTTCTATGGCGTGTGTGGCTTGGTGAAGGAGTGCTTGCTTCAACGCTACTTCAGTAAG GAACTTCGGGGTAGCGCAGGAGTTCCAGAGTCAGATATAGTTCAAGCATGTCGAAGA TTGCTTGATGAGAGACAGAGCATAAATGTTTTTCGTTTTCTTCAAGCAATCAATAG GAGACCAGACATTACCAAAGGGTTGAAGAGACTAAGATGTCGTTCACTAATCTTTGTTGGTGATAGCTCTCCTTTCCATTCAGAGGCTCTTCACATGAGCTCGAAACTGGACCGTAGATTTAGTGCCTTAGTCGAG GTCCAGGCTTGTGGATCAGTGGTGACGGAGGAGCAGCCCCATGCCATGTTGATACCCATGGAGTTCTTCTTCATGGGGTACGGATTGTATAAGCCATGCCACATCAGTGACAGCCCAAGGGGCCCCCTCAGTCCCTCTTGCATCTCCCCGGAACTCCTCTCTCCGGAAAGCATGGGATTGAAGCTAAAACCGATAAAGACCcgtgtttcacttcatgttTAA
- the LOC108989751 gene encoding protein NDL1-like isoform X2: protein MPTTQVKDVMEHLIHTGCGPVSVIVYGDQDKPALLTYPDLALNHVSCFQGLFFCPEAASLLLHNFCIYHISPPGHELGAAAIFPDDPVPSVDDLADQIIEILNFFRLGAVMCMGVTAGAYILTLFALKYRERVLGLILVSPLCKAPSWTEWIYNKVMSNFLYFYGVCGLVKECLLQRYFSKELRGSAGVPESDIVQACRRLLDERQSINVFRFLQAINRRPDITKGLKRLRCRSLIFVGDSSPFHSEALHMSSKLDRRFSALVEVQACGSVVTEEQPHAMLIPMEFFFMGYGLYKPCHISDSPRGPLSPSCISPELLSPESMGLKLKPIKTRVSLHV from the exons ATGCCTACTACACAAGTTAAAGACGTAATG GAACATCTTATTCATACTGGCTGTGGTCCTGTGTCTGTTATAGTTTATGGAGATCAAGACAAACCAGCACTACTTACTTATCCTGATTTAGCTTTAAATC ATGTCTCTTGTTTCCAAGGATTGTTCTTTTGTCCTGAAGCAGCTTCTTTGTTGCTCCACAACTTCTGCATCTATCATATCAGTCCACCTGGGCACGAG TTAGGAGCAGCTGCAATTTTTCCCGATGATCCTGTGCCCTCTGTTGATGATTTAGCTGATCAGATAATTGAGATTCTTAACTTTTTCAG GCTAGGGGCAGTGATGTGTATGGGGGTGACAGCGGGTGCCTACATCCTTACCCTATTTGCA TTGAAGTATAGGGAACGTGTTCTTGGTTTGATACTTGTGTCCCCTTTATGCAAAGCACCCTCCTGGACTGAATGGATATATAATAAG GTGATGTCAAACTTCCTTTATTTCTATGGCGTGTGTGGCTTGGTGAAGGAGTGCTTGCTTCAACGCTACTTCAGTAAG GAACTTCGGGGTAGCGCAGGAGTTCCAGAGTCAGATATAGTTCAAGCATGTCGAAGA TTGCTTGATGAGAGACAGAGCATAAATGTTTTTCGTTTTCTTCAAGCAATCAATAG GAGACCAGACATTACCAAAGGGTTGAAGAGACTAAGATGTCGTTCACTAATCTTTGTTGGTGATAGCTCTCCTTTCCATTCAGAGGCTCTTCACATGAGCTCGAAACTGGACCGTAGATTTAGTGCCTTAGTCGAG GTCCAGGCTTGTGGATCAGTGGTGACGGAGGAGCAGCCCCATGCCATGTTGATACCCATGGAGTTCTTCTTCATGGGGTACGGATTGTATAAGCCATGCCACATCAGTGACAGCCCAAGGGGCCCCCTCAGTCCCTCTTGCATCTCCCCGGAACTCCTCTCTCCGGAAAGCATGGGATTGAAGCTAAAACCGATAAAGACCcgtgtttcacttcatgttTAA
- the LOC108989751 gene encoding protein NDL1-like isoform X3 has product MPTTQVKDEHLIHTGCGPVSVIVYGDQDKPALLTYPDLALNHVSCFQGLFFCPEAASLLLHNFCIYHISPPGHELGAAAIFPDDPVPSVDDLADQIIEILNFFRLGAVMCMGVTAGAYILTLFALKYRERVLGLILVSPLCKAPSWTEWIYNKVMSNFLYFYGVCGLVKECLLQRYFSKELRGSAGVPESDIVQACRRLLDERQSINVFRFLQAINRRPDITKGLKRLRCRSLIFVGDSSPFHSEALHMSSKLDRRFSALVEVQACGSVVTEEQPHAMLIPMEFFFMGYGLYKPCHISDSPRGPLSPSCISPELLSPESMGLKLKPIKTRVSLHV; this is encoded by the exons ATGCCTACTACACAAGTTAAAGAC GAACATCTTATTCATACTGGCTGTGGTCCTGTGTCTGTTATAGTTTATGGAGATCAAGACAAACCAGCACTACTTACTTATCCTGATTTAGCTTTAAATC ATGTCTCTTGTTTCCAAGGATTGTTCTTTTGTCCTGAAGCAGCTTCTTTGTTGCTCCACAACTTCTGCATCTATCATATCAGTCCACCTGGGCACGAG TTAGGAGCAGCTGCAATTTTTCCCGATGATCCTGTGCCCTCTGTTGATGATTTAGCTGATCAGATAATTGAGATTCTTAACTTTTTCAG GCTAGGGGCAGTGATGTGTATGGGGGTGACAGCGGGTGCCTACATCCTTACCCTATTTGCA TTGAAGTATAGGGAACGTGTTCTTGGTTTGATACTTGTGTCCCCTTTATGCAAAGCACCCTCCTGGACTGAATGGATATATAATAAG GTGATGTCAAACTTCCTTTATTTCTATGGCGTGTGTGGCTTGGTGAAGGAGTGCTTGCTTCAACGCTACTTCAGTAAG GAACTTCGGGGTAGCGCAGGAGTTCCAGAGTCAGATATAGTTCAAGCATGTCGAAGA TTGCTTGATGAGAGACAGAGCATAAATGTTTTTCGTTTTCTTCAAGCAATCAATAG GAGACCAGACATTACCAAAGGGTTGAAGAGACTAAGATGTCGTTCACTAATCTTTGTTGGTGATAGCTCTCCTTTCCATTCAGAGGCTCTTCACATGAGCTCGAAACTGGACCGTAGATTTAGTGCCTTAGTCGAG GTCCAGGCTTGTGGATCAGTGGTGACGGAGGAGCAGCCCCATGCCATGTTGATACCCATGGAGTTCTTCTTCATGGGGTACGGATTGTATAAGCCATGCCACATCAGTGACAGCCCAAGGGGCCCCCTCAGTCCCTCTTGCATCTCCCCGGAACTCCTCTCTCCGGAAAGCATGGGATTGAAGCTAAAACCGATAAAGACCcgtgtttcacttcatgttTAA
- the LOC108989751 gene encoding protein NDL1-like isoform X4, with amino-acid sequence MEHLIHTGCGPVSVIVYGDQDKPALLTYPDLALNHVSCFQGLFFCPEAASLLLHNFCIYHISPPGHELGAAAIFPDDPVPSVDDLADQIIEILNFFRLGAVMCMGVTAGAYILTLFALKYRERVLGLILVSPLCKAPSWTEWIYNKVMSNFLYFYGVCGLVKECLLQRYFSKELRGSAGVPESDIVQACRRLLDERQSINVFRFLQAINRRPDITKGLKRLRCRSLIFVGDSSPFHSEALHMSSKLDRRFSALVEVQACGSVVTEEQPHAMLIPMEFFFMGYGLYKPCHISDSPRGPLSPSCISPELLSPESMGLKLKPIKTRVSLHV; translated from the exons ATG GAACATCTTATTCATACTGGCTGTGGTCCTGTGTCTGTTATAGTTTATGGAGATCAAGACAAACCAGCACTACTTACTTATCCTGATTTAGCTTTAAATC ATGTCTCTTGTTTCCAAGGATTGTTCTTTTGTCCTGAAGCAGCTTCTTTGTTGCTCCACAACTTCTGCATCTATCATATCAGTCCACCTGGGCACGAG TTAGGAGCAGCTGCAATTTTTCCCGATGATCCTGTGCCCTCTGTTGATGATTTAGCTGATCAGATAATTGAGATTCTTAACTTTTTCAG GCTAGGGGCAGTGATGTGTATGGGGGTGACAGCGGGTGCCTACATCCTTACCCTATTTGCA TTGAAGTATAGGGAACGTGTTCTTGGTTTGATACTTGTGTCCCCTTTATGCAAAGCACCCTCCTGGACTGAATGGATATATAATAAG GTGATGTCAAACTTCCTTTATTTCTATGGCGTGTGTGGCTTGGTGAAGGAGTGCTTGCTTCAACGCTACTTCAGTAAG GAACTTCGGGGTAGCGCAGGAGTTCCAGAGTCAGATATAGTTCAAGCATGTCGAAGA TTGCTTGATGAGAGACAGAGCATAAATGTTTTTCGTTTTCTTCAAGCAATCAATAG GAGACCAGACATTACCAAAGGGTTGAAGAGACTAAGATGTCGTTCACTAATCTTTGTTGGTGATAGCTCTCCTTTCCATTCAGAGGCTCTTCACATGAGCTCGAAACTGGACCGTAGATTTAGTGCCTTAGTCGAG GTCCAGGCTTGTGGATCAGTGGTGACGGAGGAGCAGCCCCATGCCATGTTGATACCCATGGAGTTCTTCTTCATGGGGTACGGATTGTATAAGCCATGCCACATCAGTGACAGCCCAAGGGGCCCCCTCAGTCCCTCTTGCATCTCCCCGGAACTCCTCTCTCCGGAAAGCATGGGATTGAAGCTAAAACCGATAAAGACCcgtgtttcacttcatgttTAA
- the LOC108989751 gene encoding protein NDL1-like isoform X5: MLRPTWLSRMHSVYGDQDKPALLTYPDLALNHVSCFQGLFFCPEAASLLLHNFCIYHISPPGHELGAAAIFPDDPVPSVDDLADQIIEILNFFRLGAVMCMGVTAGAYILTLFALKYRERVLGLILVSPLCKAPSWTEWIYNKVMSNFLYFYGVCGLVKECLLQRYFSKELRGSAGVPESDIVQACRRLLDERQSINVFRFLQAINRRPDITKGLKRLRCRSLIFVGDSSPFHSEALHMSSKLDRRFSALVEVQACGSVVTEEQPHAMLIPMEFFFMGYGLYKPCHISDSPRGPLSPSCISPELLSPESMGLKLKPIKTRVSLHV, translated from the exons ATGTTAAGACCTACATGGTTATCTCGCATGCATAGTG TTTATGGAGATCAAGACAAACCAGCACTACTTACTTATCCTGATTTAGCTTTAAATC ATGTCTCTTGTTTCCAAGGATTGTTCTTTTGTCCTGAAGCAGCTTCTTTGTTGCTCCACAACTTCTGCATCTATCATATCAGTCCACCTGGGCACGAG TTAGGAGCAGCTGCAATTTTTCCCGATGATCCTGTGCCCTCTGTTGATGATTTAGCTGATCAGATAATTGAGATTCTTAACTTTTTCAG GCTAGGGGCAGTGATGTGTATGGGGGTGACAGCGGGTGCCTACATCCTTACCCTATTTGCA TTGAAGTATAGGGAACGTGTTCTTGGTTTGATACTTGTGTCCCCTTTATGCAAAGCACCCTCCTGGACTGAATGGATATATAATAAG GTGATGTCAAACTTCCTTTATTTCTATGGCGTGTGTGGCTTGGTGAAGGAGTGCTTGCTTCAACGCTACTTCAGTAAG GAACTTCGGGGTAGCGCAGGAGTTCCAGAGTCAGATATAGTTCAAGCATGTCGAAGA TTGCTTGATGAGAGACAGAGCATAAATGTTTTTCGTTTTCTTCAAGCAATCAATAG GAGACCAGACATTACCAAAGGGTTGAAGAGACTAAGATGTCGTTCACTAATCTTTGTTGGTGATAGCTCTCCTTTCCATTCAGAGGCTCTTCACATGAGCTCGAAACTGGACCGTAGATTTAGTGCCTTAGTCGAG GTCCAGGCTTGTGGATCAGTGGTGACGGAGGAGCAGCCCCATGCCATGTTGATACCCATGGAGTTCTTCTTCATGGGGTACGGATTGTATAAGCCATGCCACATCAGTGACAGCCCAAGGGGCCCCCTCAGTCCCTCTTGCATCTCCCCGGAACTCCTCTCTCCGGAAAGCATGGGATTGAAGCTAAAACCGATAAAGACCcgtgtttcacttcatgttTAA
- the LOC108989773 gene encoding uncharacterized protein LOC108989773, with product MSVAAIEPASSTPQNCIDLLVGKNYELKLNQSMQNLFAEIHEETLDLSHFIHVFYELMQAKLDPPLESIWVYAGLTFRSRNPRKDDLLDRITASKDLFQLVSSCSVSCGSSKCIALLTPVVFEVYKVVVELFGKDLALKRERKAMREIMSLVESILGYINLCCSKDSSDECGSLGSNSTTLFAELVRIWIGSNDGIEAFLPLLSGETIQWLSDGKFCVGQLAGVVIAEVFLLELCLKLRAGKPGIAREELRNWAVGSISGFRSFYFFETLVRILLERVLTVTSLLSSEDEVLLRNVLYDAVILVEYSFLSPERAFSIPAEHMKCLAMARLILTYEAIEFFREGGDQKRAISYMDAFSNSLLPTQIIKWGSSQIVLEEKLNRSSGSSPKALIKWLLNLEDRGIKVFDDSISKYRTKIVLDIFKADLEQPASKLEDKKVDDDILFTIDNNGADKDTDEDKMKQSMSAAFVAAAHMMKLPENGGRKRKEGKSAENQKIKFVKYDLCQNSDSVRARSTIVSNDGSDSESDVENPLSDEDTETKEF from the exons ATGTCTGTAGCTGCAATCGAACCCGCATCTTCCACTCCACAAAACTGTATCGACCTCCTAGTAGGCAAGAACTACGAGCTCAAGCTAAACCAGTCAATGCAAAATCTTTTTGCCGAAATCCACGAAGAAACCCTCgacttatctcatttcattcatgTTTTCTACGAATTAATGCAAGCAAAGCTTGACCCACCTCTTGAATCGATCTGGGTGTACGCCGGATTAACCTTTCGCAGCAGAAACCCACGGAAAGATGACCTTTTGGATCGGATAACTGCCTCGAAGGACTTGTTTCAGTTGGTATCTTCTTGTTCTGTTTCGTGCGGTTCTTCGAAGTGCATAGCATTGCTTACTCCGGTGGTGTTCGAGGTGTACAAGGTGGTTGTTGAGTTGTTTGGAAAGGACTTGGctttgaagagagagaggaaagcaATGAGGGAGATTATGTCATTGGTGGAAAGCATTCTTGGGTATATCAATTTGTGTTGTAGTAAGGATTCTAGCGACGAATGTGGTTCGCTTGGTTCGAATTCGACAACTCTTTTCGCAGAATtagttcgcatttggatcggtTCTAATGATGGCATAGAGGCTTTCTTGCCGCTTCTAAGTGGTGAAACTATTCAATGGCTCAGTGACGGAAAATTTTGTGTCGGACAGTTGGCTGGAGTTGTTATTGCCGAGGTGTTTCTGTTGGAACTTTGCTTAAAATTACGTGCTGGGAAGCCTGGGATTGCGAGGGAGGAGTTGAGGAATTGGGCTGTTGGTTCAATTTCTGGCTTTCGGAGCTTCTACTTTTTCG AGACCCTTGTGCGGATACTGCTGGAGAGGGTTTTGACTGTGACTTCCCTATTG AGTTCTGAAGATGAAGTTTTGTTAAGAAATGTCCTCTATGATGCTGTTATATTGGTTGAGTATTCTTTTCTAAGTCCTGAGAGGGCATTCAGTATACCTGCTGAGCACATGAAATGTCTTGCCATGGCAAGATTGATTCTTACATATGAGGCCATAGAATTTTTCAG GGAAGGTGGGGATCAGAAGAGAGCTATTTCTTACATGGACGCCTTTTCCAATTCACTTCTACCAACCCAAATTATTAAATGGGGCAGCAGCCAGATTGTTTTGGAGGAAAAACTGAATAGATCAAGTGGATCCTCACCAAAAGCTCTAATCA AGTGGCTACTAAACCTCGAGGATCGGGGAATAAAAGTATTTGATGATAGCATTTCAAAATATCGTACCAAAATAGTTCTTGATATCTTTAAAGCTGACTTGGAGCAACCTGCATCTAAGTTGGAGGACAAAAAAGTGGATGATGATATTCTCTTTACCATTGATAATAATGGAGCAGACAAAGATACAGATGAGGATAAGATGAAACAATCCATGAGTGCTGCATTTGTGGCCGCTGCCCACATGATGAAGCTGCCAGAAAATGGAGGAAGAAAACGGAAAGAAGGGAAAAGTGCTGAAAATCAGAAGATAAAATTTGTCAAGTATGACCTTTGCCAAAACTCAGATTCAGTCAGAGCAAGGTCCACTATTGTAAGTAACGATGGTTCTGATAGTGAGAGTGACGTTGAGAATCCACTCTCGGATGAGGATACAGAAACAAAGGAGTTTTAA